From Rutidosis leptorrhynchoides isolate AG116_Rl617_1_P2 chromosome 3, CSIRO_AGI_Rlap_v1, whole genome shotgun sequence, a single genomic window includes:
- the LOC139901380 gene encoding uncharacterized protein has translation MINTLKIPARSELDKKGIDLHTILCPLCEHHIESIEHALITCPKVSSIWTQILDWWNQNNYSISDINGAIISDQGFPQNAFGSSLWLATKWIACYIIWKHRNLKVFSNKMWNPAMIISETQSQSYSWISTRTRKKNPIEWHQWLLNPSFYSVPSPNRVGIG, from the exons ATGATTAATACG CTAAAGATACCTGCTAGAAGTGAACTAGATAAAAAAGGAATTGATCTACACACCATCCTATGTCCCTTATGCGAACATCATATCGAATCCATTGAACACGCGCTGATCACTTGCCCTAAGGTTTCCTCAATCTGGACACAAATACTTGACTGGTGGAATCAAAATAACTATTCAATTTCCGACATAAACGGGGCCATCATCTCCGATCAAGGTTTCCCACAAAACGCCTTTGGATCATCTTTATGGCTTGCCACCAAATGGATAGCATGCTATATTATATGGAAACATAGAAACTTAAAAGTCTTTTCAAATAAAATGTGGAACCCTGCTATGATCATCTCCGAAACTCAATCGCAAAGCTATAGCTGGATCTCAACCCGAACACGGAAGAAAAATCCTATTGAATGGCACCAATGGCTCTTAAACCCTTCGTTTTACTCGGTTCCATCTCCAAATCGCGTGGGAATTGGCTAA